The following proteins come from a genomic window of Terribacillus aidingensis:
- a CDS encoding M23 family metallopeptidase produces MKKMHIAMLLILLLSSFPFSVSAKGEENVNKAKQDRMALYKKTAAATGLPWYYLAAIDQYEHNLPSQSKEDKLIAIEIPEEKWFGAAAHEQQADEASILWFQGLGRDGDGDKKADPDNPEDVLFTMASFIQRVGTTKNDIKIALWHYYERDLTVQTIMNTAKLYEKFGTIELDKRSFPLPLHHNYSYRNTWGDARGFGGRRIHEGTDIFANYGVPVYATTYGVIELKGWNLYGGWRIGLRDSNNIYHYYAHLNGFEKGVSVGNVVKPGDVIGYVGASGYGPPGTSGKFPPHLHYGMYKDNGRSEFSFDPYPYLRIWEQKSKQQKKEG; encoded by the coding sequence ATGAAAAAGATGCACATTGCCATGCTGCTAATTCTCCTGCTAAGCAGTTTCCCGTTCTCCGTCTCTGCAAAAGGAGAAGAAAACGTAAATAAAGCAAAGCAGGATCGCATGGCGCTTTACAAAAAAACAGCAGCTGCCACAGGTCTTCCTTGGTATTATTTAGCTGCAATCGACCAGTACGAGCATAATCTTCCGTCACAATCCAAAGAAGATAAGCTGATCGCAATCGAAATCCCGGAAGAAAAATGGTTCGGGGCTGCTGCACATGAACAGCAGGCAGACGAAGCTTCTATTTTATGGTTTCAAGGATTAGGACGTGATGGAGATGGAGACAAGAAAGCCGATCCGGACAATCCAGAAGATGTACTCTTTACGATGGCTTCATTTATCCAGCGGGTCGGGACAACGAAGAACGATATTAAAATCGCCCTTTGGCATTATTATGAGCGCGATCTCACCGTACAGACGATAATGAATACTGCCAAGCTATATGAGAAATTCGGAACAATCGAACTGGATAAACGCTCCTTCCCGCTTCCTCTCCATCATAATTACAGTTACCGCAACACATGGGGAGATGCAAGAGGGTTTGGAGGCAGGCGAATTCATGAAGGTACGGACATCTTCGCTAACTACGGAGTCCCGGTATATGCGACTACGTATGGCGTCATTGAATTGAAAGGCTGGAATTTGTATGGAGGCTGGCGTATCGGTCTTCGTGACAGCAATAATATCTACCATTACTATGCCCATTTAAACGGATTCGAAAAAGGCGTATCCGTCGGGAATGTTGTCAAACCTGGTGATGTGATCGGATATGTAGGTGCCAGCGGCTATGGACCACCTGGAACATCCGGCAAATTTCCGCCCCACTTGCATTACGGCATGTATAAGGACAACGGGCGCTCGGAGTTTTCCTTTGACCCATATCCTTATCTACGGATATGGGAGCAAAAATCCAAACAGCAAAAAAAGGAAGGCTGA
- the yunB gene encoding sporulation protein YunB → MRPWQRRATKASPSFRHVLLMTLLLFLLFTSLSLWLVNRGLEPTLMAIAETKTEQFAKQAINQAVQAEKEADLDLNAFVQVEKDTNGNVTHASWDAATVNEVLRKVTFRVQNYLRLMEDGEMPAVSEEQLAEEAAADVIQEKLEEDPTLVEIPLGQATNNALLANLGPRIPVKFEMIGYVESGVDVKVEEYGINNAMFVFMVEIKANVRIIIPFSTKTTTVTQDVLLGSTVIQGQVPEFYNNGGESGSSPSFSIPMQKEGE, encoded by the coding sequence ATGCGTCCATGGCAGCGTAGAGCTACTAAAGCATCACCTTCCTTTCGTCATGTACTCCTGATGACCTTGCTGCTATTCCTGCTATTTACTAGTTTAAGCCTTTGGCTTGTGAATAGGGGCCTGGAGCCGACGCTTATGGCAATTGCTGAAACAAAGACAGAGCAGTTTGCCAAACAGGCGATAAATCAGGCTGTACAGGCAGAGAAGGAAGCGGATTTGGACTTGAACGCATTTGTGCAAGTAGAGAAAGATACTAACGGAAATGTGACACATGCCAGCTGGGATGCAGCGACAGTGAACGAAGTGCTGCGGAAAGTGACCTTTCGCGTCCAAAACTATTTGCGGCTGATGGAGGATGGCGAAATGCCGGCAGTCAGCGAAGAACAGCTGGCTGAGGAAGCAGCGGCGGATGTTATTCAGGAGAAATTGGAGGAAGATCCGACACTTGTCGAGATACCGCTCGGTCAAGCAACCAATAATGCTTTGCTTGCAAATCTTGGTCCTCGGATCCCGGTGAAATTCGAAATGATCGGCTATGTAGAATCCGGTGTTGATGTAAAGGTGGAAGAATACGGTATAAATAACGCAATGTTCGTCTTCATGGTCGAAATAAAAGCGAATGTCCGAATCATCATTCCGTTTTCCACGAAGACGACAACCGTCACGCAGGATGTTCTGTTGGGAAGTACGGTAATTCAAGGGCAAGTGCCGGAATTCTATAACAATGGAGGAGAGTCCGGTTCATCTCCATCTTTCTCCATCCCAATGCAAAAGGAAGGCGAATAA
- a CDS encoding HD-GYP domain-containing protein has translation MRLVSTKSVKPGSKLAQPVYNDKGSILIQRDVELTVNIIDRLRELRYTYVYIRDDRLQDIELYFSTSNEKRLKAMQVIHKSFQEIKKSDNGRYLTEKMTDKITHSIQEMVSNLRPKRQTLTILSDMLIYDDYIFSHSVNVALYAMAIANEMKLPVSVVEEIGFGAILHDVGKMFVPQEVLQKTGKLTDSEFEQIKEHTTKGFHYLRKMNNIPLVVAHCAYQHHERMNGSGYPRGISGSDIHLYAKIIGIADVFDAVTSNRVYRDAMLPHEGLEILFAGAGDQFDMEMVEAFKRSVAIYPTGLTVRLSDGRTGIVIRQNEDINTRPIIRILQEADGTEPEPYEVDLYEHLNITVVACSTSAEMN, from the coding sequence ATGAGACTAGTTTCGACAAAATCGGTAAAGCCCGGCAGTAAGCTCGCTCAACCCGTATATAATGATAAAGGCAGTATTCTCATCCAGCGGGATGTGGAGTTGACAGTAAATATTATCGATCGCTTAAGAGAGCTGCGATATACCTACGTCTATATCCGAGACGACAGGCTGCAGGACATCGAGCTTTACTTCTCCACTTCCAATGAAAAACGGCTAAAGGCAATGCAGGTTATCCATAAGAGTTTTCAGGAAATCAAAAAGAGTGACAATGGACGTTATTTGACTGAAAAGATGACGGATAAAATTACGCATTCCATCCAGGAGATGGTTAGTAATCTGCGGCCAAAGCGTCAGACACTGACGATTCTTTCCGATATGCTCATATATGATGATTACATTTTCTCTCATTCAGTCAATGTAGCATTGTATGCGATGGCCATCGCCAATGAAATGAAGCTTCCGGTTTCCGTTGTGGAGGAGATTGGTTTCGGAGCAATCCTCCATGATGTAGGCAAGATGTTCGTTCCGCAGGAAGTATTGCAGAAAACCGGCAAATTAACTGACTCTGAATTCGAGCAGATTAAGGAACATACAACAAAGGGTTTCCATTATTTGCGCAAGATGAATAATATCCCTCTGGTAGTCGCGCATTGCGCATACCAGCATCATGAACGGATGAATGGCTCCGGCTATCCGCGAGGCATCAGCGGTTCCGATATTCACTTGTATGCGAAAATCATTGGCATTGCCGATGTCTTCGATGCCGTGACAAGCAACCGTGTTTACCGGGATGCCATGCTGCCGCATGAAGGTCTGGAAATACTGTTTGCGGGCGCGGGGGATCAGTTCGATATGGAGATGGTCGAGGCTTTCAAGCGAAGCGTGGCAATCTATCCTACTGGTCTGACTGTCCGTCTTAGTGATGGAAGAACGGGTATCGTGATTCGTCAAAATGAAGATATAAATACGAGACCAATTATCCGTATTCTTCAGGAAGCGGATGGTACAGAACCTGAACCGTATGAGGTAGACTTGTATGAACATTTGAATATAACAGTTGTAGCTTGTTCGACATCTGCTGAGATGAACTAG
- a CDS encoding DUF1805 domain-containing protein — MMTVEPLFLDGKPFTAVTVVLPKTTLLVVSNDVGYIMCGALDVDLLNEKLADRNIISGRAVGVKTIEQLLAAPLEKVTEASAAYGWKPGIIGKEALLLLS; from the coding sequence TTGATGACTGTAGAACCTTTATTTCTAGATGGCAAGCCTTTTACCGCTGTAACCGTGGTATTGCCGAAAACAACCTTGCTTGTTGTGTCGAATGATGTCGGCTATATTATGTGCGGCGCATTGGACGTAGATTTGCTGAATGAAAAGCTGGCAGATCGCAACATTATATCTGGCAGGGCAGTCGGAGTTAAAACGATCGAGCAGCTGCTGGCAGCACCGCTTGAAAAGGTGACTGAAGCATCAGCGGCGTATGGCTGGAAACCTGGGATCATAGGTAAAGAAGCATTACTTCTACTGTCTTAA
- a CDS encoding bifunctional UDP-sugar hydrolase/5'-nucleotidase: MQEKLTINYTNDLHSYFENWPKIVGYLKENKQKLKEAGETCWLIDIGDHVDRARPIAEAFRGKANISLLNEAGYDFATIGNNEGITLDYDDLYHLYDEAEFRVAVANLHSQSERDPSWMESSWVVETAGGVKVGMIGLTAPFPDFYNLIGWNVQDPMEVLKREIAPLRSSCDVVVLLSHLGIYADRDIASAFPEIDVIVGGHTHHLLHEGEYVNQCLITTAGKQGFHFGEVEITWDTEQGCIIDKRARAIPVADLKDDADTAEHVAVYSENAAKAMHRPAVVLPDPMPCAPYEDSRAMDLLTDYLRRWTKADLAFLNAGVLLESFPAGAVSYMDIHRICPHPINPATVPLTGEALEQIVNAALQPDFVSFPLKGFGFRGKVIGKMIYSGLTFDITGTEAKPVAVNIKIHGKPLDPAKLYLTAMADTFTFGSLLPNIKQAEGKTYFMPEMLRDLLLEAFQEIEK; the protein is encoded by the coding sequence ATGCAGGAAAAGCTGACTATCAACTACACAAATGATTTGCATAGCTATTTCGAGAACTGGCCGAAGATTGTCGGCTATCTGAAGGAAAATAAACAAAAGCTGAAGGAAGCGGGCGAGACGTGCTGGCTGATTGATATCGGTGATCATGTCGATCGCGCACGTCCGATTGCAGAAGCATTCCGAGGCAAGGCGAATATCAGCCTGCTGAACGAAGCTGGCTATGATTTCGCAACAATCGGCAATAATGAAGGGATCACACTAGATTATGATGACCTTTATCATTTGTACGATGAAGCGGAATTCCGTGTTGCAGTCGCAAACCTTCATTCACAGTCCGAGAGGGATCCGAGCTGGATGGAGTCGTCCTGGGTGGTCGAAACAGCTGGCGGTGTAAAAGTCGGTATGATCGGACTGACAGCGCCGTTTCCGGATTTCTATAATCTAATCGGCTGGAACGTCCAGGACCCGATGGAAGTTCTGAAGCGTGAAATTGCCCCGCTTCGCTCTTCTTGCGATGTGGTTGTTTTGCTTTCCCACCTCGGAATTTATGCAGACAGGGACATAGCTTCTGCTTTTCCGGAAATCGATGTGATTGTCGGCGGGCATACGCATCATTTGCTTCATGAAGGAGAATATGTGAACCAATGTCTGATTACGACTGCAGGCAAGCAGGGCTTTCATTTCGGTGAAGTGGAGATCACTTGGGACACAGAACAGGGATGTATTATCGACAAGCGAGCCAGGGCTATTCCTGTGGCAGATTTGAAGGATGACGCAGACACAGCGGAGCATGTCGCTGTTTATTCGGAAAATGCAGCAAAAGCAATGCATCGACCTGCCGTCGTTCTGCCAGATCCGATGCCTTGTGCTCCTTATGAGGATTCTCGTGCAATGGATCTGTTGACGGATTATCTGCGCAGATGGACGAAGGCAGATCTCGCTTTTCTGAACGCAGGGGTGCTGCTGGAAAGCTTTCCGGCAGGGGCGGTTTCTTATATGGATATTCACCGGATCTGCCCACATCCTATCAATCCGGCAACAGTTCCATTAACTGGAGAAGCGTTGGAGCAAATCGTAAATGCTGCATTGCAGCCTGATTTTGTTTCATTCCCTCTTAAAGGATTCGGCTTCCGTGGGAAGGTCATCGGAAAGATGATTTACAGCGGACTGACGTTCGACATTACAGGAACAGAAGCAAAACCAGTGGCTGTAAACATAAAGATACACGGTAAGCCGCTTGATCCTGCCAAGCTTTATTTAACCGCAATGGCGGATACCTTTACTTTCGGCAGCTTGCTGCCCAATATAAAGCAAGCAGAAGGCAAGACATATTTCATGCCGGAGATGCTCCGTGATTTACTTCTGGAAGCATTTCAGGAAATAGAAAAATGA
- a CDS encoding sulfite exporter TauE/SafE family protein gives MVFAVSLLIGLLAAALGSLVGLGGGIILVPSLLILSNFWNEFSWATPQAIVGVSVIFMIFTGLTSTLTYMKSGRVDYKSGLIFLAGGLPGAILGSFLNRFISGDGFSLYFGILVLLVFFMFFVKRKEREVINPKGIIVTKEIDGTTYTYSFRFIAAFVLSLFVGLLSGMFGIGGGSFMVPAMILLFGFPAHVAVATSMLMVFFLSIVSTVMHISLGHVEWNVVWAFIPGAIIGGFLGARINQMLKGNTVVWILRIMLVLVAVRLIWDGLSS, from the coding sequence ATGGTTTTTGCCGTAAGTTTACTAATAGGGCTCCTTGCAGCCGCGCTTGGCAGTTTGGTAGGTTTGGGAGGAGGAATCATCCTAGTACCGTCGCTGCTGATCTTGAGCAACTTCTGGAATGAATTCAGCTGGGCTACACCACAAGCAATCGTTGGTGTGTCTGTCATCTTTATGATCTTTACTGGCCTGACTTCTACGCTGACATATATGAAAAGCGGACGGGTTGATTATAAAAGCGGACTCATTTTCTTGGCAGGTGGATTGCCAGGAGCTATTCTTGGTTCATTCCTGAATCGTTTTATATCAGGTGATGGTTTTTCGTTATACTTTGGCATACTTGTACTGCTAGTTTTCTTTATGTTCTTCGTAAAACGTAAGGAACGTGAAGTGATTAATCCAAAAGGAATCATCGTTACAAAAGAGATTGACGGGACCACTTATACATATAGCTTCCGGTTCATAGCGGCGTTTGTGCTGTCTTTGTTCGTCGGACTGCTTTCTGGTATGTTCGGAATTGGCGGGGGCAGTTTCATGGTGCCTGCCATGATCCTTCTGTTCGGTTTTCCAGCACATGTTGCTGTTGCCACAAGTATGCTAATGGTCTTTTTCCTCAGTATCGTCAGTACCGTTATGCATATTTCCCTTGGGCATGTGGAATGGAACGTTGTATGGGCCTTTATTCCAGGTGCGATTATTGGTGGGTTCCTCGGCGCGAGGATTAACCAGATGCTGAAAGGAAATACTGTCGTTTGGATATTGCGTATCATGCTCGTATTAGTTGCTGTCCGTTTGATTTGGGACGGTTTGTCTTCATAA
- a CDS encoding SDR family oxidoreductase: MSYNLDGKVAIVTGANDGIGLETVKAFLNEGAKVVGVSLTVEDVQDIADRSSFLPLEMDLTDEGAADKVVEAAVSHFGKLDILANVAGIATYKDSFMDVTLDIWRETFETNLFAVVALTKAAIPELKKQPGASIVNVASESGHVPDSFAIDYSGSKAAILNLTQALSDEFGGEIRVNVVSPGPTRTTMWNKPGGMVDMLSDMFDKEGEEAVSYFAKEVRQIPRGEIGKPEEIANVIVFLASDKATYVTGAEFPVNGGSVKYK; encoded by the coding sequence ATGAGTTACAATTTAGATGGCAAAGTAGCAATCGTGACTGGTGCCAATGATGGTATCGGATTGGAGACGGTGAAAGCCTTCTTGAATGAAGGAGCGAAGGTTGTCGGTGTCAGCTTGACGGTGGAGGATGTGCAGGATATTGCAGACCGTTCTTCCTTTCTGCCGCTGGAGATGGATCTGACAGATGAAGGAGCTGCTGACAAAGTGGTCGAGGCGGCTGTTTCTCATTTCGGAAAGCTGGATATCCTTGCGAATGTTGCGGGGATTGCTACCTATAAAGATAGTTTCATGGATGTAACATTGGATATTTGGCGAGAGACTTTCGAAACGAATTTATTTGCTGTAGTAGCATTAACGAAAGCAGCTATTCCAGAACTGAAGAAACAGCCGGGTGCAAGCATCGTCAATGTTGCGTCAGAGAGCGGCCATGTACCTGATTCGTTTGCAATTGATTATAGCGGCAGTAAAGCAGCTATCCTGAATTTGACTCAAGCCTTGTCTGATGAGTTTGGCGGAGAGATTCGAGTGAATGTTGTATCCCCTGGTCCGACACGAACAACGATGTGGAACAAACCGGGCGGCATGGTCGATATGCTAAGCGATATGTTCGATAAAGAAGGCGAGGAAGCAGTCAGCTACTTCGCGAAGGAAGTCCGTCAGATCCCTCGCGGGGAGATAGGTAAGCCTGAGGAGATTGCCAATGTGATTGTCTTCTTGGCTTCTGACAAAGCGACGTATGTCACTGGAGCAGAATTCCCGGTGAACGGCGGGTCGGTCAAATACAAATGA
- a CDS encoding DUF817 domain-containing protein, with amino-acid sequence MLGALTQLVRFGWEQALSCLFPVVIFASLALTQVIPLPFLPRYDWLLIICLLMQWLMLRSGLETRDELKVITVFHFIGLALELFKVHMGSWSYPEEGYFKVFGVPLYSGFMYASVASYLCQAWRRLKVDLVKWPPYLIVVPLAAAIYLNFFLHHFWIDIRWILSGLVLLVFWRAWVTYEVGGIRYRMPLALSFVLIGFFIWVAENIATFFGAWEYPNQTEAWSLVHLGKVSSWLLLVIVSFLIVATLKQFKGKNTNYMAS; translated from the coding sequence ATGCTTGGAGCATTGACGCAGCTTGTTCGTTTTGGGTGGGAGCAGGCTTTATCCTGTTTGTTTCCCGTCGTTATCTTTGCTTCTTTGGCTTTGACTCAAGTTATTCCGCTCCCGTTTCTGCCGCGATATGACTGGCTGCTTATCATCTGCCTTTTGATGCAGTGGCTGATGCTGCGTTCCGGACTTGAAACACGGGATGAACTAAAGGTGATTACGGTGTTCCACTTTATCGGTCTTGCGCTTGAATTATTCAAGGTACATATGGGTTCCTGGTCTTATCCAGAAGAAGGCTATTTCAAAGTCTTCGGCGTTCCTTTGTATAGCGGCTTCATGTACGCAAGTGTTGCGAGTTACCTTTGCCAAGCATGGAGAAGGTTAAAAGTGGATCTCGTGAAGTGGCCGCCGTATCTTATTGTCGTTCCTCTTGCTGCTGCGATTTACTTGAATTTCTTTCTGCATCATTTCTGGATTGATATTCGGTGGATCCTATCTGGACTGGTACTCCTCGTCTTTTGGCGAGCATGGGTTACTTACGAGGTTGGCGGGATTCGTTACCGAATGCCGCTGGCGTTATCTTTTGTACTCATCGGCTTTTTTATCTGGGTAGCTGAGAACATAGCTACATTCTTCGGAGCTTGGGAATATCCGAACCAAACCGAAGCATGGAGCCTTGTTCATTTAGGCAAGGTGAGCTCGTGGCTATTATTAGTAATTGTCAGCTTTCTTATAGTAGCGACGCTGAAGCAGTTTAAGGGAAAGAACACAAATTATATGGCAAGCTGA
- a CDS encoding helix-turn-helix transcriptional regulator, with translation MAIIINIDVMLAKRKMSVTELSEKVGITMANLSILKNGKAKAIRVSTLDAICKALDCQPGDILEYRSDEE, from the coding sequence ATGGCGATAATTATAAATATTGATGTAATGCTCGCTAAAAGAAAAATGAGTGTTACAGAACTTTCAGAGAAGGTCGGAATTACAATGGCGAATCTGTCCATTTTGAAAAACGGAAAAGCAAAGGCGATTCGGGTCTCAACATTAGATGCTATTTGCAAAGCTTTGGATTGTCAGCCTGGAGATATCCTGGAATACCGAAGTGATGAAGAATAA
- a CDS encoding DUF2975 domain-containing protein, with amino-acid sequence MKRETLFLKLAVFLMALPVLALCIFAIPNIAFGSADYYPEVEFLKYPALVGLYVTALAYFLALYQSFRLLGYIDKNVAFSDLSVKALKNIKLCAITISIVYVILLPLIYVVAERDDAPGLILVGMALIFAPLVVAIFAAVLQKLLKNAIDIKSENDLTV; translated from the coding sequence ATGAAACGAGAAACACTCTTCTTAAAGCTAGCTGTCTTTCTAATGGCTTTACCGGTTCTTGCATTATGTATTTTTGCGATTCCGAATATAGCTTTTGGTTCGGCAGATTATTATCCGGAAGTGGAATTTTTAAAATATCCTGCTTTGGTTGGATTGTATGTAACAGCATTGGCATATTTCCTAGCTCTTTATCAGTCTTTTCGCCTGCTTGGTTATATTGACAAAAATGTAGCTTTTTCCGATTTGTCTGTCAAGGCATTAAAGAATATTAAACTCTGCGCTATAACTATAAGTATTGTTTACGTTATACTTCTGCCGCTAATTTATGTCGTTGCCGAGAGAGACGATGCTCCAGGACTTATTTTGGTAGGAATGGCGCTTATCTTCGCGCCGTTGGTAGTTGCAATTTTTGCTGCTGTCCTGCAAAAACTGCTGAAAAATGCCATTGATATTAAATCAGAAAATGACTTAACGGTCTGA
- the sufB gene encoding Fe-S cluster assembly protein SufB, whose product MAKKAPEIGDYRYGFSDRDVSIFRTEKGLTPRIVEEISKLKEEPQWMLDFRLKSLEQFYKKPMPQWGGDLAELDFDEITYYVKPSERSERSWDEVPEEIKNTFDKLGIPEAEQKYLAGVSAQYESEVVYHNLKEDLEEMGIIFKDTDTALKENEDLFREYFGKLIPPSDNKFAALNSAVWSGGSFIYVPKGVKTDTPLQAYFRINSENMGQFERTLIIVDEGASVHYVEGCTAPVYTTNSLHSAVVEIFVAKDAYCRYTTIQNWANNVYNLVTKRATVDANGTMEWIDGNIGSKLTMKYPAVILKGEGARGMTLSIALAGKGQHQDAGAKMLHLAPNTSSTIVSKSISKQGGKVTYRGIVHFGKKADGARSNIECDTLILDNKSTSDTIPYNEIFNENISLEHEAKVSKVSEEQLFYLMSRGISQEEATEMIVMGFIEPFTKELPMEYAVEMNRLIKFEMEGSIG is encoded by the coding sequence ATGGCTAAAAAAGCGCCTGAAATTGGAGATTACCGGTACGGCTTCAGCGATCGTGATGTATCCATTTTCCGTACGGAAAAAGGCCTTACACCTAGAATCGTTGAAGAAATCTCTAAATTGAAAGAAGAACCACAATGGATGCTGGACTTCCGTCTTAAATCCTTGGAGCAATTCTATAAGAAACCAATGCCGCAGTGGGGTGGTGACCTTGCTGAGCTTGACTTCGATGAAATCACTTACTACGTGAAACCATCTGAGCGTTCTGAGCGTTCATGGGACGAGGTACCGGAAGAAATCAAGAACACATTTGATAAGCTAGGTATTCCGGAAGCTGAACAGAAATACCTTGCTGGTGTTTCCGCACAGTACGAATCCGAGGTTGTTTACCATAACCTAAAAGAAGACCTAGAAGAAATGGGTATCATCTTCAAAGATACAGATACTGCCCTTAAAGAAAATGAAGACTTGTTCCGCGAATACTTCGGTAAGCTTATTCCGCCTTCCGATAATAAATTCGCAGCTTTGAACTCAGCAGTATGGTCCGGCGGTTCCTTCATCTATGTACCGAAGGGCGTTAAGACTGATACTCCGCTGCAAGCATATTTCCGAATCAACTCTGAAAACATGGGTCAGTTCGAGCGTACGCTTATCATCGTTGATGAAGGTGCGTCTGTACATTACGTAGAGGGCTGTACAGCTCCTGTATATACAACGAACTCCCTGCACAGTGCAGTAGTTGAGATCTTCGTTGCAAAAGATGCTTACTGCCGTTATACAACAATCCAGAACTGGGCGAACAACGTCTATAACCTGGTTACAAAACGAGCGACAGTAGATGCTAACGGTACGATGGAATGGATCGATGGTAACATCGGTTCCAAGCTTACAATGAAATACCCAGCTGTCATCCTTAAAGGTGAAGGCGCACGCGGTATGACATTGTCCATCGCACTTGCAGGTAAAGGACAGCATCAGGATGCTGGTGCAAAAATGCTTCACTTGGCACCAAATACTTCTTCTACGATCGTTTCTAAATCCATCTCTAAACAAGGTGGTAAAGTAACATATCGCGGAATCGTTCACTTCGGTAAGAAAGCAGACGGTGCTCGCTCCAACATCGAGTGTGATACGCTGATCCTGGATAACAAATCCACTTCCGATACGATTCCTTACAACGAGATCTTCAACGAGAACATCTCTTTGGAGCACGAAGCGAAAGTTTCCAAGGTATCCGAAGAGCAATTGTTCTACTTGATGAGCCGTGGTATCTCTCAAGAAGAAGCAACTGAAATGATCGTAATGGGCTTCATCGAGCCATTCACGAAAGAACTTCCAATGGAATATGCCGTTGAAATGAACCGTCTGATCAAGTTTGAAATGGAAGGTTCCATCGGTTAA
- the sufU gene encoding Fe-S cluster assembly sulfur transfer protein SufU, translated as MSFNNLDTLYRQVIMDHYKHPRNRGKLEEDALVVDMNNPTCGDRIQLQIQVEDGKVKDAKFEGEGCSISMSSASMMTQAIKGKSVEDALRMSQLFSDMMLGKEIDPGNLEMGDVEALQGVAKFPARIKCATLAWKAMEQGVEKN; from the coding sequence ATGTCTTTTAATAACCTTGATACACTCTACCGACAAGTGATCATGGATCACTATAAACATCCGCGGAATCGTGGTAAGCTGGAAGAAGACGCTCTTGTGGTCGATATGAATAACCCGACGTGCGGGGACCGAATCCAGCTGCAGATCCAGGTGGAGGATGGCAAGGTGAAGGATGCGAAATTCGAAGGAGAGGGCTGCTCCATCAGCATGTCCTCTGCCTCCATGATGACACAAGCCATCAAAGGTAAATCCGTTGAAGATGCACTCCGGATGTCTCAGCTGTTCTCCGATATGATGCTAGGTAAGGAAATCGATCCTGGCAATCTGGAAATGGGCGATGTGGAAGCATTGCAGGGAGTTGCGAAATTCCCGGCACGCATTAAATGCGCAACACTCGCTTGGAAGGCAATGGAGCAAGGCGTCGAAAAGAACTAA